In Desulfosalsimonas propionicica, the following are encoded in one genomic region:
- a CDS encoding shikimate kinase, with the protein MNIYLIGYRCTGKTSVGRCLADCLDMAFTDADEIFEHQNKTSISDFVVQNGWEAFRSTEAQILADLSWQTGLVVATGGGVVLRQQNVSAMQKSGIAVWLTARPETIVSRMQADPATGSRRPAFGSDPVFQEVIKTLDQRTPLYKNACWIEISTDDKDTDRICHDLVSRIKIRS; encoded by the coding sequence GTGAATATCTATCTGATCGGATACCGGTGCACCGGCAAGACTTCTGTGGGCAGATGCCTGGCAGATTGTCTGGACATGGCATTTACCGATGCGGACGAAATTTTTGAACACCAGAACAAAACCAGCATTTCGGATTTTGTGGTCCAAAACGGCTGGGAAGCGTTTCGCAGCACAGAAGCCCAAATCCTGGCCGATCTGTCCTGGCAGACCGGATTGGTGGTGGCCACCGGCGGCGGCGTGGTTTTGCGGCAGCAAAACGTTTCTGCCATGCAAAAATCCGGCATTGCCGTCTGGCTCACAGCCCGGCCCGAAACCATTGTTTCACGTATGCAGGCCGATCCTGCAACCGGTTCCCGGCGCCCGGCCTTTGGCTCGGATCCGGTGTTTCAGGAGGTGATCAAAACCCTGGATCAGCGAACACCGCTGTATAAAAACGCATGCTGGATTGAAATTTCAACCGATGACAAGGACACTGACCGGATCTGCCATGATCTGGTTTCCCGGATAAAGATCAGATCATGA
- the aroC gene encoding chorismate synthase yields the protein MAGNTFGTLFKVTTWGESHGPAVGAVIDGCPPKICLTETFIQEMMDRRKPGQTKTGTARREADQARILSGVFEDQTTGTSICLLIENKDARSDAYKPYADLYRPGHGDFTYQAKYGIRDWRGGGRASARETAARVAAGAVAAALLNQHNIRVMAYTRALGGIECRDFDPQAIGQNLFCAPDMKAAAKMEKRVDEVKKAGDSLGGIVEIRVSGVLAGLGEPVFDKLDADLAKALMSIGAVKGVEIGAGFAAAAMTGSAHNDPITPQGFLSNNAGGILAGISSGQDLVMRAAVKPIASIAMEQNTVDQTGSPRQISVKGRHDISAIPRVNVVCEAMVCLVLADHLLRQKILDHSASSSNSTRG from the coding sequence ATGGCCGGCAATACCTTCGGAACCCTGTTTAAAGTCACCACCTGGGGCGAATCCCACGGCCCGGCTGTGGGCGCGGTCATCGACGGATGCCCGCCCAAAATTTGTCTCACCGAAACTTTCATCCAGGAAATGATGGACCGCAGAAAACCCGGTCAAACCAAAACCGGCACAGCCCGCCGCGAGGCTGATCAGGCAAGGATTTTATCCGGGGTGTTTGAGGACCAGACCACGGGCACATCCATCTGTCTTCTCATCGAAAACAAGGATGCCCGGTCAGATGCATACAAACCCTATGCAGACCTTTACCGGCCCGGGCACGGGGATTTCACCTACCAGGCCAAATACGGCATCCGGGACTGGCGGGGCGGGGGACGGGCATCAGCCCGGGAGACCGCCGCACGGGTGGCGGCCGGGGCCGTGGCTGCAGCGCTTTTAAACCAACACAACATCCGGGTTATGGCCTATACCCGGGCCCTTGGCGGCATTGAATGCAGGGATTTTGACCCTCAGGCCATCGGGCAAAACCTGTTTTGTGCACCGGATATGAAAGCGGCCGCAAAAATGGAAAAGCGGGTGGACGAAGTGAAAAAAGCCGGGGATTCCCTTGGCGGCATCGTGGAGATCCGGGTATCCGGTGTGCTTGCGGGCCTTGGCGAGCCGGTTTTTGACAAGCTGGATGCAGACCTGGCCAAAGCCTTGATGAGCATCGGCGCGGTCAAGGGCGTTGAAATCGGTGCCGGGTTTGCCGCCGCCGCCATGACCGGATCGGCCCACAACGATCCCATCACCCCGCAAGGGTTTTTGTCCAACAATGCCGGCGGCATCCTTGCCGGGATCTCAAGCGGTCAGGACCTGGTGATGCGCGCGGCCGTCAAGCCCATTGCCTCCATTGCCATGGAGCAGAACACAGTGGATCAAACCGGCAGTCCCAGGCAGATTTCCGTAAAAGGCCGCCACGATATCAGCGCCATTCCCCGGGTCAACGTTGTCTGCGAAGCCATGGTCTGCCTGGTCCTGGCCGATCATCTGCTGCGGCAGAAAATCCTTGATCACTCCGCCTCCAGCTCAAATTCCACCCGGGGCTGA
- a CDS encoding DUF748 domain-containing protein has product MEKSSSSPRRWSWLRLACWIAGGIVAVYAIAGFVILPIVAQKKLPAVVSDALNAKVTIADIDFNPFTFRAAVNGLAVVQNNGEALLEADQAAVNVQLASAVKMGAVIKSVEIKAPRVHLVRRADGSFNFSDLAGGDGADEKEQAADPEDGGSPVYFSVASLRLTDGQVVFADQSAGFDTTVESVSVSVDNLSSEANAMADLEIRLQSREKETIAASGRLGLFPLSAEARIDAENLSVAHYAPFYQDFIGLEIADGRLDVSGDIIYPQPSPVSENPLLEKGQLRIRSLLIRDPDTGNAALNIDKFSLSGIRVNPEKRSVDVKNISTRGGKILCERAQNGTLNFSKLTAGSGSANGSDTDPPPEKTKPVPSPDPWNVHLGMISVSGYSAAYTDAVPKEPVSLGLDGITIRLYDMTLQQDHLTEWSFASLARPGIVSAQGAFQVNPVSADFDFRISEVDLAGAAPYAKDFGADIQKGIVHAAGSVEAGITPDGFLAKYTGEARIDDFTATDPKTGNNFLKFARLGFEDIQAEMADQLLVSLDRILIQEPQFAAGLGPDGRLLPSLLAGKNSENSASDRQKKPNSDTAEQKSEAGENEGGRTKAPGYEVTVNRVDLKNGGVVFTDQTVSPEIAGRLNPINAHVSGFRLDPEGAVFDFQLTDLALAGAGPLAAPYGADIQGGRVNLSGSVEAQTGDNSQTRFQGKARIEDFAAADPESGRPFFTFDRLGFENIRAESADVTTVALERVLLQKPVLTFGFEQDGRIFPPALAGGDSGDSGDTDEAADAARADGKNASGKDAPAGAGDGQLSGKPSFQADIRKIEMQAGELAFFDKTVSPPFATRLSPMDASISDVELDPENVTDFTVNGQLDGRSPFSVSGKIRPLSPKAMTLTDVSFENIEMPMFTPYFGKYLGYEIQKGKLHLDLGYQVDSLKLDGKNQVRLDQFYLGNKVQSDDAISLPLKLALALLRDRAGRIDLNVPVEGDMGNPQFRLGGVIFDAFVNLLKRLVTSPFSALASLVPGAEELSFVDFAPGSAELTDKGQEKLVNLATALYDRPSLRLLVRPGADRQKDREAFQQQKLKELVIAEKGTDAELLSEEEYEKILKKLCKSADIEIKDMSVPDMEAAFKQTIEIPDTRLRQLAVQRGSRVQSALLADDRIEAGRVFMESPKIADQPRVEFELEAE; this is encoded by the coding sequence ATGGAAAAATCATCTTCTTCTCCCCGTCGTTGGTCCTGGTTGCGGCTGGCTTGCTGGATTGCCGGCGGCATTGTGGCAGTTTACGCAATTGCCGGTTTTGTAATCCTGCCCATTGTGGCCCAGAAGAAGCTGCCGGCCGTGGTTTCCGATGCACTAAACGCTAAAGTCACAATCGCAGACATTGATTTCAATCCGTTTACGTTTCGGGCGGCTGTAAACGGCCTGGCCGTGGTGCAGAATAACGGAGAGGCCCTGTTGGAAGCCGATCAGGCGGCTGTCAATGTGCAGCTGGCCTCTGCGGTCAAAATGGGAGCGGTGATCAAATCGGTTGAGATCAAGGCGCCCCGCGTACACTTGGTCCGCCGGGCAGACGGGAGTTTTAATTTTTCGGATCTGGCCGGCGGTGACGGAGCGGATGAAAAAGAGCAAGCCGCGGATCCGGAAGACGGCGGCAGCCCGGTTTATTTTTCCGTTGCGTCATTGCGTCTCACAGACGGTCAGGTGGTGTTTGCGGATCAATCAGCCGGGTTTGACACCACCGTTGAGTCGGTTTCGGTTTCCGTGGACAACCTGAGCAGTGAGGCCAATGCCATGGCGGATCTGGAAATTCGCCTGCAGTCCCGGGAGAAGGAAACCATTGCCGCAAGCGGGCGTCTGGGGCTGTTTCCCCTGTCTGCCGAGGCGCGGATTGACGCGGAAAATCTGTCTGTAGCCCATTATGCCCCGTTTTACCAGGATTTCATTGGCCTTGAGATCGCAGACGGCCGCCTGGATGTGTCCGGAGACATTATTTATCCCCAGCCCTCCCCTGTTTCGGAAAACCCATTGCTGGAAAAAGGGCAGCTTCGCATCCGCTCGCTTCTGATCCGTGATCCGGATACGGGCAATGCGGCTTTGAATATTGACAAATTCAGCCTCTCGGGGATCCGGGTCAATCCCGAAAAGCGGTCTGTGGATGTCAAAAACATCTCCACCCGGGGCGGAAAAATCCTGTGCGAGCGGGCGCAAAACGGGACACTGAATTTTTCCAAACTCACAGCCGGCTCCGGATCGGCAAACGGAAGCGATACAGATCCACCGCCGGAAAAAACAAAACCAGTGCCCTCCCCTGACCCCTGGAACGTGCATCTGGGTATGATCAGCGTCAGCGGCTACAGCGCGGCATACACGGATGCCGTGCCCAAAGAACCGGTTTCCCTGGGGCTTGACGGCATTACCATCCGGCTCTATGATATGACCCTGCAGCAGGATCATTTAACCGAATGGTCCTTTGCCTCCCTTGCCCGTCCCGGCATTGTCTCAGCCCAGGGCGCCTTTCAGGTCAATCCCGTGTCAGCCGACTTTGATTTCAGGATCAGCGAAGTGGATCTGGCGGGTGCGGCCCCGTACGCCAAAGACTTTGGCGCAGATATTCAAAAGGGGATTGTGCATGCCGCCGGCAGTGTGGAAGCCGGCATCACCCCTGACGGGTTTTTGGCAAAATATACAGGCGAAGCCCGGATTGACGATTTTACAGCAACAGATCCAAAAACCGGAAACAATTTTCTGAAATTTGCGCGCCTGGGATTTGAAGACATCCAGGCGGAAATGGCGGATCAGCTTTTGGTTTCCCTGGACCGGATTTTAATCCAGGAGCCGCAGTTTGCCGCCGGCCTGGGGCCGGACGGCCGGCTGCTGCCGTCCCTGCTGGCGGGAAAAAACAGTGAAAACAGCGCCTCAGATAGGCAGAAAAAACCAAATTCGGATACGGCTGAACAAAAATCCGAGGCCGGGGAAAATGAAGGCGGCCGGACAAAAGCGCCTGGCTACGAAGTCACAGTCAACCGTGTTGATCTGAAAAACGGCGGGGTTGTCTTCACTGACCAGACAGTTTCCCCGGAAATCGCCGGCCGTCTGAACCCGATCAATGCGCATGTTTCAGGTTTCCGCCTGGATCCGGAAGGCGCGGTTTTTGATTTTCAGCTCACGGATCTGGCCCTGGCCGGTGCCGGTCCGCTGGCTGCGCCCTACGGGGCAGATATCCAGGGCGGCCGTGTGAATCTCTCGGGGAGTGTGGAAGCGCAGACAGGCGATAATAGCCAAACCCGGTTTCAGGGCAAGGCCCGGATCGAGGATTTTGCTGCAGCAGACCCGGAGTCCGGAAGGCCGTTTTTCACATTTGATCGGCTCGGGTTTGAAAATATCCGGGCAGAGTCCGCCGATGTTACGACTGTGGCACTGGAGCGGGTGCTGCTTCAAAAGCCGGTGCTCACCTTTGGTTTTGAACAAGACGGCCGCATATTTCCGCCCGCGCTGGCCGGAGGCGATTCAGGCGATAGCGGGGATACAGACGAGGCAGCAGATGCCGCCCGGGCAGATGGGAAAAACGCCTCTGGAAAAGATGCGCCGGCCGGCGCCGGTGACGGACAGCTATCCGGCAAGCCGTCTTTTCAGGCCGATATCCGAAAAATTGAAATGCAGGCGGGCGAACTGGCCTTTTTTGATAAAACGGTTTCCCCTCCCTTTGCCACCCGGCTTTCGCCCATGGATGCCAGTATTTCCGATGTGGAGCTGGATCCGGAAAATGTCACGGACTTTACTGTAAACGGTCAATTAGACGGCCGGTCGCCTTTTTCCGTTAGCGGCAAGATCCGGCCCCTGTCCCCCAAAGCCATGACCCTGACCGATGTCAGCTTTGAAAACATTGAAATGCCCATGTTTACGCCCTATTTCGGAAAATACCTGGGATATGAAATCCAGAAGGGAAAACTGCACCTGGATCTGGGCTATCAGGTGGATTCCTTAAAGCTTGACGGCAAAAATCAGGTGCGCCTGGACCAGTTTTACCTGGGAAACAAGGTGCAAAGCGACGATGCCATCAGTCTGCCGTTGAAACTGGCCCTGGCCCTGCTGCGGGACCGGGCCGGCCGCATTGACTTAAACGTGCCTGTGGAAGGCGATATGGGCAATCCGCAGTTCCGGCTCGGAGGGGTGATTTTTGACGCGTTTGTCAATTTGTTAAAGCGGCTGGTCACATCTCCGTTTTCCGCCCTGGCCTCTTTGGTGCCCGGGGCCGAAGAGTTGAGCTTTGTGGATTTCGCACCGGGCAGCGCCGAGCTGACCGACAAGGGTCAGGAAAAGCTGGTCAATCTGGCCACGGCCCTTTATGATCGGCCCAGCCTGCGGCTGCTGGTGCGGCCGGGTGCAGATAGACAAAAAGACCGGGAGGCGTTTCAGCAGCAAAAGCTAAAAGAGCTGGTCATTGCCGAAAAAGGCACGGATGCAGAGCTGCTTTCGGAAGAGGAATATGAAAAAATCCTCAAAAAGCTCTGTAAAAGCGCGGACATTGAAATAAAGGACATGTCAGTTCCGGATATGGAAGCGGCGTTTAAGCAAACCATTGAAATTCCGGATACAAGACTGCGGCAGTTGGCCGTTCAGCGCGGCAGCCGGGTTCAAAGCGCCCTTCTGGCAGACGACCGCATTGAGGCCGGCCGGGTGTTTATGGAAAGTCCAAAAATCGCCGATCAGCCCCGGGTGGAATTTGAGCTGGAGGCGGAGTGA